CTGACTGTTGGGGTGGTCATTTTTTGCTGCTTCTTCTTTAGAACCTGAATTTTCAGTACAGAGACTCAGACTGGAAAAATAATGTGATTATTACAATGTGATACGACCCTGAATCATTTGACATTTCTGGGTTATTGCACAGATGTCTGCTTCCTTCTGATGACCACAAGATGACAATGGGTTCAtcagtggcttttttttttaaactgttgtaataaatattaaagttatACACTCTTCAAGAGGAAATGAATCAGAGTCTCGTCCGTAACACTGCAGGAAACGATGTCTTTACAAGTTAAAATATCCTGAatctaattatttaatattataagaAGGCAATAAAGcaaattaaatgtatttctaGACACAGTCGACTATTTTTGAACtttattgttgcttgttttattaaaaaattattaactaattgtgtttctgtagaaatgaaagaaaataagcaAATTACAGaattcataatataatatataaataaaataaaataatatttagaattattaataaggatttataataatgttataatatgtAGAAGTATTACAAATAATCGATAACAATATATAATGATCTTTAGAATTATTAATaagaatttataataatataatatttagaattattaatatgaatttataataatattctaatattttaaattattaataaaaatgtataagaaaatataataatatttagaattattaataaggatttatactaatattataatatttagaaGTATTAATAAgaatttataataatgtaaaatatttataattattaatatgaatttataataatataatatttggaattattaaaaatgatttataattatataataatatttagaattattaataagaatatatagtattgtaaaatatttagaatTACAAATAAGAATtcattataatttaatataaaattattaaaaagaatTTGTAATAATGCAAAAACATTTAGAATTATTAATAAGAATTTAGAATATAAGAATAAGCATATTTAAGATCACTTGCTaagttgtacttttttttttaacgttttacattttacagtagTTTGTTGACAGCTTGAGGACATTTTTGAGTCTTTTAAGTCAGTGGTGTCTTCCTTTTCACTGTCACCTCTGGTTTAGTCATTACGAATAAATTCTGATTTCTCTAAAGCCGATTTCTGACTAGAACAATAGACATAAAATTCAACTGAATCTTTTAGCGTACTCCTCATGGGATTTTAACCGATCCCAATCGATCAAAGATCCAAGCAAGATCAGAGATTTTGATTACTACCAATAAAAACTCAGAAATCTTACCAAAGCCACGGGATTGAAATGAAAAGCCGCGTTTCTGGACCACAGAAGAACATTAGAACTACACTGGTTTGAATCTCGGCATCATCAAGTTCATCATAATcgacattttaagaaaaagaGAATAAACCTTCAGCATTGACCGCAAGCAACAAGCCACAAGAAGACGAGAAACAGGAAGAGAAACCTTTAACTAAAATGTGGAAATGGAATATAAAtagattttgtatatttttatagacGTGGCCTTTAAACACGTGACTCTTAAATCTGTCCTCTGTTATTGAGCACAAGGAAGTACGTTTAAGGAATTTTACTGTATAATTCACAATTACAGtgacaataatgataataatgataataataataataataataataataatagtgtccTATTAAACATGAGGACACTGTATTGGCAaaacacccctccagatcattgagttcagatgttgtttttcaggggttggggtcagccccttagttccagtgaaaggaactcttaatgcttcagcttcattccaagacattttggacaatttcatgctctttgtgggaacagtttggggatgaccccttcatgactgcacaccagtacacaaagtcCTAACCTCAACCCCGTAGAACAcccttgggatgaattggagcggagactgcgagccatcTTATCCGACGACTATTTTAGATTGGTAGCCATCTTATTAACTATTGTAATTACTCGTTGTAGGATGTCAGTCTTGTTTGCCGTCATTCTActatttttgtcttcttttcatACTTCATTTTACATTCTGCACAGATTGCTGTTACATAAAGGGTCTGTTCTTCTGTTATTGGTTGTTTTTCCGTGTCTGCAAAAACCAttacaaaatatttcaaaagtgattttaaaaatatcagtGCGTAAATTcaacaaaatgtttgttttgttcattttagcATTGTAAATGTGTAGATATTTTACATTTGTTACATTTTGAAGTTCTGTCCCAATCTGTTTTtgttaatgaatgaaataaaaaaattataaacgataaatgtaaattaaattataaacgATAAACATTTCatctttttaaacaattataAAAAGCCCAAGCTTTGATGCAATGTTAAtctgttagaagcaggaaaaatggacaagtgtaaggatttgagctttgagtttgaccaaaagggccaaattgtgatggctagaccactggatcagagcatctccaaaactgctgctcttgtgggatgttcccggtctgcagtggtcagtatctatcaaaagtatcctttaagtcctgtaagtatcatGGAGGCTTACTTAGAGGACTTACTAACATcttgtgccagataccacagcacaccttcagggatctagtggagtccatgcctcaatagggcagcaaaaggtggaccaacacaatattaggcaggtggccgtaatgttatgcctgatcggtgtattaaaATTACTTATAGTTAACTGGATGTTTTTGCAGAAACTCTTTTGGGTTTTTGGTATCCAAACCCATCCAAGCAGTCCATAATAAGAGATGTTTGAATAAATTAAACTCCACCCCACTAAGATTGACTGGCATGTGTCAGCCATATTgttttggaaatattttttgAAGAATTTGAGCCACCATTTTTGTGTAGATGGGCCCAAACTTTTTTTACTTAGCAGTTGATTGGCTTTTGGCTGCACAATTCTTTACTGTAGCCAAAATGGTTCCTGCTTCCTCTGTGCTTGGACTCCTAAAATAGCCACAAGCTTCAGAAGCACTTGGTAAACAGTGTTTAATTCTCAGCAAGAGAATTCTGCACAGAACACTAAAGCAACTGTAACTGAATATAATGTAGAGGTTTTGCGATCTTAGCTCCATGATAACACTGTGAATTGTATCCTGAAATCTGATTATATCATATCATTTGTACGGAAAGCATGACATCAGAGAGAATTATTCCTCTAGCCCtaaatgaaaactaaaaaaatatttctaaactgctgattatttacataaatgaaGCTACTTCCATTTCAGCCGTTTAGTAATCATTTCACGCTTTCTGCTCTGTGAACATTACCTTTTATAGAGTTTTGTGGGCATCTTGGTGCAAATCACCTGTGCTACATACAAAAGTAATCATATCTACATGAACATGAAGAAAAATCAGCCTTCTGAAACCCGTACCTTCAGCAGAAACTTGTGTGGAAAACTGTGTggttgataaatgaggcctaAAGTTCTACAGctgaagagtaaaaaaaaaactaataaacaagaaagaaagaaattgtggagaaaaaaaaaaagacttttattaCACCAAATAAATCCCAAAGCTGCTGTATTTAATATACGCACTGCAGACTTATCAGCTACAAGACTTCTAGTTAAGATCTAGTCATGAAAAGTCGACGCTCGACGGTTCTGCGGCGGCGTCTAAGAGTTGGTCACGTAGGACTGCAGCTCATCGCAGTAAGGGTGTCTGAAATGGTCCAAAGCTAGGTTGAATGGGTTGTATGTATGGAATGATGTAGGAtttctttaaagaaataatCACAGGTCAGGTCTGATGCTCTCAGAATGAGTCTCAGTAGTCAGAGCCGGAGCCACGCCCCTCAGGTCCACTGAGCACACGTACGATGCACTCGGGTGGACTGCTGAAGCTAGCCTTTAATGCTAACCTAATATCGATTTTATGGACTATTCCTTATTCATCTATGATATATAATTGTGAGCCTGTCCCAGGGGGCATGGCAGGGACACACTGTTATAGAATCTTCTAGACTTATGACGGTAAAAATTGATAAATGGCTATTAAAAAGCTTGATAAAGTCATGAGGAAACGTGACCATGCAGAGACTTTAAATGGGAAAGTGATGACAGATCTTCCTGAGACAACATCCAGAAATAGACCACTCTAAAGACACGCCCAGTTACCCATACTGCCTatgaaacatgttttttttttttcatctcatCCAGGCTCCACGGTTCATGCTTGCCACTGGTGGCATGACAGGTGGCATGGGCACTTGCGGCTGCCCCGGAGGGACTGGTGGAGGCGGATATCCTGCAGGGAGAGCCATACCTGGGGGTGGCATGCgcggtggaggaggtggagggtAGCTGTGGTTGTAGCCCGGAGGTGGGTAGGCTGGAGTGGGTGGAGGAAGGTTAGGAGGAGGGTAAGTTgcaggtggaggtggtggtgggcCTGGTGGAGGAGCACTGGGAGGTGGGTAAACATGTGGATGGTAAGGCATCCCATAAGACGGTGGCAAATGTGGGTAGGATGGTGCGTCTGTTTTCATCATGGACTGCAGGCTCTGATAGCCCTCACTGGACATGTAGGAGCTGGTGGTAGACATGCCCATTATGTAGCTGGAGGGTGGCGGGGGAGGCGGGCGGTGAGGCAGAGGGGGCGGAGCTCCATGGGGTGGAGGTGGGGCCTTTGGTAAGTCTGAATCAGCGGAGGCTGCAGGTTCTGCTTCTGTGGGCGGGGCGGGGGCTGAGGGTGGTGGTTTGCGATCTATAATCAGTaggaaatggagagagagagaaaggttgtgttttatgaataataataataataataataataataataataataataataataataataaataataatctataataataatagtgatagTGAGGTAGAGGAATTCACCAAGAGGCTGGGTAACTGGTAGCGGAGGCATCGGGCTCTCCAGTCTCGGTATTTTAGAACCGACTTGTTctatagagggaaaaaaaattgtataaatatttttaaaaccaCAAACTGTACATCTAGACATGTCTACAACTTGTCTGTCCTTACCTGTGGGAACTTTAGGCTCTTCTTTTGGAGAAggctaaaacacaaaacacacattaaaacattaCAAAGTTGTTAATATGGTAAAAGTTGTTTTCTACGTCCAATAACGAGGACAGATGGCTTTCGATAAACTCTGAATAGGGCTTAGATGCAAATATTAGGAAGTCTTGACAAATTGTTTACTGACAAACATTTAAAAGATGATAATTCTTTTATGAATGGAAGAGAAAACTTAATTATCAAGATAAATCAGTTCCTCAAGCCAATAAAATGTGGATGCTAGGGTGTTGCTAGCTGTTTGCTATGATACTCCAGGAGATTATCCTAGCGTTCTAGCGTTCCAGGTTGCTAGCGTTCCAGGGAGTGGCTAAATTGCTAATTAGTGCAGAAATGCTTCCTGTATAAACAGATCTCAGTGTGAGGAACACTTCACGAccttattgttttttaatttaataactcATGTTTATAAAGAACTGCTCtgcttcttctccctcttcacTGAAGCATGGTGActtcaacaacaactactaagAACTGatcatttctatccacacaccACGTCTGACCTCTTTAATTACCCCACAATACAACTTGTTCTCAACCTTCTGACCTTCTCCCACACTACCACATTGCTACACTCCCCTCCACTGCTTTCCCTCAGCAGATGATGCTTGCCTGAGAAGCCAAAAATGATCacaccctgctctctctctctcccagccACGAAGAACACACCGTCACATAAACTGCTGTGGTTTGTTATAAACTAGCATACAAACAATGAACTGTTGTAAAAATGTTCCTTAACGAGCCCACATCCTGGCACATCATCCACCGAAACAGAGACTTCAATTAAGGTTTATTGTTTCACGACTAACATTAAACTCGTTTTGCCGTGCGAAGCATTTTAAATTTGTACTTTGTACTTTTAGGCAtgccagggtttttttttttgcatgtatttCACTCTTTTAAGCACTTTAAGAACCTGTGTGAACCTTGTGGTATCCATCTAGCATAGAAACCTAGCATGAGATACAATCTAGCAGATAAAAAGACCAAAAGGAGACAGACGCCTCACGTGTTGCCGTTTCAGCTGCCGAGGCGGACTGGCTTGAGGAGAGTTCTTCTTAGATGGTGGTGGAGCTACAGGGTTTCCTCCTGGTTGACTGATCAGACTTGTAGGAGAAGGCTGGGGCTTGTCTTTCTCCTGCAGCTGCGGCTGCTGTGGAATTGGCTGCTTACCCTGAGAGTACAGGTCCAGGATTTGATGGCAGATGtctaaggacaaaaaaaaaaagggacagtAACAAGATCAGGGAAGATCATGATTTTGTGGATGGATCATTAGAAGGTCTGAGGAGCAATCTGTGATGCGACAACCCTCTATGTGttggataaaaacaaaaagtttgGAAATCTCTCAATTATAAATTTGTattaaaagaacaaacaaaacaaagacactGCTGGAGCTTATTGGTAAGGTTGCCAGGGTTCAGCAAAAATCCCCACCTCACCTCCAATCCACACAAAAAGACCTGAAAACTACTCCAAGATGCTCAGGAAGAAGGAAAAAGTGGATACGTCTTTCATAGTGCACAAGAATGAACaaaaatgcacattttttattcaaatgaaattatagtgtagtgttagataggaatctggcaaccctgtacACACAGGTACGTATATCTTCAGCCTTTTTAAAGTTTTCCTAACATTAGTAAATGAAATGCATGGTAAAGGATGCTATGTAAGTGAGAACTAGCTGGTTTTACAACAGATTCTCATGATATGTCAAGgcacaaagacacaaaaactGATGTAAATGTGACAAATTCTTATATTTCAGGATCTGGGAAAGTTGTCTTGAAAGACTTGAATTAACATAGCTTGTTTACTTTAGACAGAGGACAGAACGTTTTCCTGAGGTTCTACAGGAAATTAAGTTATGTTAATCAGAAATGGCTTCTTTATCCAGcagctcttgttttttttcagtgttttgcaGACGGTCAGTCGGACGGTTTGCGTGTTACCACAGCGATGCTCTCCAGATGTGGCTTTGTTTGGGAGCTACTTCCACGGATAGAGCGAAAtaaaacggaaaaaaaaaaatatctgctcATAATTTGCCCTCAGAATACGTCAGTTTATGGAACTTTGTGTATTAAAGCAATCGCGGTCACTCACTCGAAAATGAGTTGCCATAGTAACGGCACAGACTTCATTTGTGGACTGAAATTATTTGTGCTTGCTGAAATAAGCTAATTTAAGGTTCCTACCTTCTAACAGCTCCACAGGGACATCTTGTACAAACTGTTCCCACCATCGGCGGGACGACTGCTTGGATGTCCACTCCTGGATATC
This DNA window, taken from Hemibagrus wyckioides isolate EC202008001 linkage group LG06, SWU_Hwy_1.0, whole genome shotgun sequence, encodes the following:
- the ccnk gene encoding cyclin-K, with product MKENKENTTPAIHVTNLDHIKPCWYWDKKDLAHTPSQSEGLDPATEARYRREGARFIFDVGTRLGLHYDTLATGIIYFHRFYMFHSFKQFPRYVTGACCLFLAGKVEETPKKCKDIIKTARSLLNDVQFAQFGDDPKEEVMVLERILLQTIKFDLQVEHPYQFLLRYAKQLKGDKNKVQKLVQMAWTFVNDSLCTMLSLQWEPEIIAVAVMYLAGRLCKFDIQEWTSKQSSRRWWEQFVQDVPVELLEDICHQILDLYSQGKQPIPQQPQLQEKDKPQPSPTSLISQPGGNPVAPPPSKKNSPQASPPRQLKRQHPSPKEEPKVPTEQVGSKIPRLESPMPPLPVTQPLDRKPPPSAPAPPTEAEPAASADSDLPKAPPPPHGAPPPLPHRPPPPPPSSYIMGMSTTSSYMSSEGYQSLQSMMKTDAPSYPHLPPSYGMPYHPHVYPPPSAPPPGPPPPPPATYPPPNLPPPTPAYPPPGYNHSYPPPPPPRMPPPGMALPAGYPPPPVPPGQPQVPMPPVMPPVASMNRGAWMR